A DNA window from Caretta caretta isolate rCarCar2 chromosome 7, rCarCar1.hap1, whole genome shotgun sequence contains the following coding sequences:
- the USP19 gene encoding ubiquitin carboxyl-terminal hydrolase 19 isoform X4 yields the protein MSSSTNAPGQRRASRGLEDATNKKKQKDRANQESKEGERPGSDPKKDLLLDWKQNADEVIVKLNLGSGPLKVEEVDAAFTDTNCIVRLPDGRQWSGEFYGEIESSCSKVQGKKGNFLQLVLQKKIPLHTWASLLKKQKDGSKELAKGAVSQENGKEQPPPAQTAPEEQARSKREFPNSKRALGRGEAPEGKSPASPRLQSWPSTRRSGYLKVALMEEEPNAKVAGGLEPGKEPSGRGGSRQNSQAAHSDAATDLTPPLVKTEVLQTEPVLVGMQLLAAPSESFPHHMAPCLEKRPLQPATSQCLPALGEGPEAVQAPASPPLGRDAEKRDWSKEDVALEAAADEPEPMVSLTLVKNDSYEKGSDSVVVHIYVKEIHRETSKVLFREQDFTLVFRTSDMNFLRLHPGCGPHTVFRWQVKLRNLIEPDQCTYNFTVSRINICLKKRHSQRWGGLEAPAARGAVGGAKVAMPTAPTPLDKSQPGSNQHPLSSKEEARAGEKETPRAEDGGLEGVVARTATEHVTVKQEPHVPSPKPMCMVPPMTHSPVSSESVEEDEEEEEKKKVCLPGFTGLVNLGNTCFMNSVIQSLSNTRELRDYFHDRSFEAEINYTNPLGTGGRLAIGFAVLLRALWKGTHHAFQPSKLKAIVASKASQFTGYAQHDAQEFMAFLLDGLHEDLNRIQNKPYTETVDSDGRPDEVVAEEAWQRHKMRNDSFIVDLFQGQYKSKLVCPVCAKVSITFDPFLYLPVPLPQKQKVLTVYYFAKEPHKKPVKFLVSTSKENSSAAEVLDSVAHSVRVKPENLRLAEVIKNRFHRMFLPSHSLDTVSPTDLLLCFEVLSPELAKERVMVLQVQQRPQVPSVPISKCAACQKKQQSEDEKLKRCTRCYRVGYCNVGCQKTHWPDHKALCRPENIGFPFLISVPESRLTYSRLAQLLEGYARYSVSVFQPPFQLGLQPLLPEKLDLPARSSCATAAPSPESGDGDRAPHRQEPQLPPHTSELHPELGDASTVPSSDLGCSERSLEAPGEGCWEKEPSYERGPKPEAAIPGYQHVPSALSAHATQFYINKIDGASREHKLEEKGDAPLELTDDCSLALVWKNNERLKEFVLVESKELECVEDPGSASEAARAGHFTLGQCLNLFTKPEVLAPEEAWYCPECKQHREASKQLLLWRLPNVLIIQLKRFSFRSFIWRDKINDMVDFPVRSLDLSKFCIGQKEEQQQPMYDLYAVINHYGGMIGGHYTAYARLPSDKNSQRSDVGWRLFDDSTVTTVDESQVVTRYAYVLFYRRRNSPVERPLQGRPPEHRPDMASAAEATASQGMNPVSFGSSVAPEGGPPLPPAGLPDHFASPVERPSPSYSNMEEVD from the exons ACCTGCTGCTGGACTGGAAGCAGAACGCTGACGAGGTCATTGTGAAGCTGAACTTGGGCAGCGGGCCCCTGAAGGTGGAGGAGGTGGATGCTGCATTCACAGACACCAACTGCATAGTCAGGCTGCCAG ATGGCCGCCAGTGGAGTGGCGAGTTCTACGGGGAGATCGAGAGCTCCTGCAGCAAAGTCCAGGGCAAGAAGGGCAACTTCCTGCAGCTGGTGCTTCAGAAGAAGATCCCCCTGCACACCTGGGCTTCGCTCCTG AAGAAGCAAAAGGACGGCTCCAAGGAGCTAGCCAAGGGGGCCGTGAGCCAGGAGAACGGGAAGGAACAGCCCCCGCCCGCACAGACTGCCCCCGAGGAGCAAGCAAGGAGCAAACGGGAGTTCCCTAACTCGAAGCGAGCTCTAGGGAGGGGTGAGGCCCCAGAAGGGaagagcccggccagccccaggctgcagagctggCCCAGCACCAGGCGGTCCGGGTACCTCAAGGTGGCTCTGATGGAGGAGGAGCCAAATGCCAAGGTTGCTGGGGGCTTGGAGCCTGGCAAGGagcccagtgggagagggggCAGCCGGCAGAACAGCCAAGCAGCCCACAGCGATGCTGCCACGGACCTGACCCCGCCTCTGGTGAAG ACCGAAGTGCTGCAGACGGAGCCCGTGCTTGTGGGGATGCAGCTACTCGCTGCCCCTTCAGAGAGCTTCCCCCATCACATGGCGCCCTGCCTTGAGAAGAGACCCCTGCAGCCGGCCACCTCCCAGTGCcttccagcccttggagagggcccCGAGGCTgtccaggcccctgcctcccctccactGGGCAGAGACGCTGAGAAGAGAGACTGGTCCAAAGAGGATGttgccctggaagcagcagctGATG AGCCAGAGCCCATGGTGAGCCTGACCTTGGTGAAGAACGACTCGTACGAGAAGGGCAGTGATTCGGTGGTGGTGCACATCTACGTGAAGGAGATCCACAGGGAGACCTCCAAGGTGCTGTTCCGGGAGCAGGACTTCACGCTGGTGTTTCGGACCAG TGACATGAACTTCCTGCGACTGCACCCTGGCTGCGGCCCCCACACGGTATTCAGGTGGCAGGTGAAACTCAG GAACCTCATTGAGCCGGACCAGTGCACGTACAACTTCACTGTCTCCCGCATCAACATCTGCCTGAAGAAACGCCACAGCCAGCGCTGGGGGGGGCTGGAAGCACCAGCTGCACGAG GTGCAGTGGGTGGTGCAAAGGTTGCCATGCCAACAGCCCCTACCCCTCTGGATAAGAGCCAGCCGGGCAGCAACCAGCACCCCCTGTCCAGTAAGGAGGAGGCTCGGGCAGGGGAGAAGGAGACGCCCAGAGCAGAGGACGGTGGCCTGGAGGGTGTTGTGGCCCGGACGGCCACAGAGCACGTCACAGTGAAGCAGGAGCCACACGTTCCCTCG CCGAAGCCGATGTGCATGGTGCCGCCCATGACTCACAGCCCGGTGAGCAGTGAGAGCGtggaggaggacgaggaggaggaggagaagaagaaggtgTGTCTGCCGGGCTTCACGGGGCTGGTGAATCTGGGGAACACCTGCTTCATGAACAGCGTCATCCAGTCCCTGTCCAACACGCGGGAGCTGCGGGACTATTTCCACG ATCGCTCCTTCGAGGCTGAGATCAACTACACCAACCCGCTGGGGACGGGGGGGCGCCTGGCCATCGGCTTTGCTGTGCTCCTGCGGGCGCTCTGGAAGGGCACGCACCACGCCTTCCAGCCCTCCAAGCTGAAG GCAATCGTGGCCAGCAAAGCCAGCCAGTTCACGGGCTACGCCCAGCACGATGCCCAGGAGTTCATGGCCTTCCTTCTCGATGGCCTGCACGAGGACCTGAACCGCATCCAGAACAAGCCCTACACGGAGACGGTGGACTCGGATGGGCGGCCCGACGAG GTGGTggcagaggaggcctggcagCGGCACAAGATGAGGAACGACTCCTTCATCGTGGACCTCTTTCAGGGCCAGTACAAGTCCAAGCTGGTGTGCCCGGTGTGCGCCAAG GTATCAATCACGTTTGACCCCTTCCTGTACCTGCCGGTGCCCCTGCCCCAGAAGCAGAAAGTGCTGACTGTCTATTACTTTGCTAAGGAGCCGCACAAGAAACCTGTCAAG TTCCTCGTCAGCACCAGCAAGGAGAACTCCAGCGCTGCTGAGGTGCTGGACTCGGTGGCCCACAGCGTGCGAGTGAAGCCCGAGAACCTGCGGCTGGCAGAG GTGATCAAGAACCGCTTCCACCGCATGTTCCTGCCGTCCCACTCGCTGGACACGGTCTCCCCCACAGACCTGCTCCTGTGCTTCGAGGTGCTGTCCCCAGAGCTGGCCAAGGAGAGGGTGATGGTGCTGCAGGTCCAGCAG CGTCCCCAGGTGCCCAGCGTCCCCATCAGCAAGTGCGCGGCCTGCCAGAAGAAGCAGCAGTCGGAGGACGAGAAGCTGAAGCGCTGCACTAGGTGCTACCGAGTGGGCTACTGCAACGT GGGATGTCAGAAAACGCACTGGCCAGATCACAAAGCCCTGTGCCGCCCCGAGAACATCGGCTTCCCCTTCCTCATCAGCGTGCCGGAGTCGCGCCTCACCTACTCCCGCctggcccagctcctggagggcTACGCGAG gtACTCGGTCAGCGTGTTCCAGCCTCCTTTCCAGCTtggcctgcagcccctgctccccgaGAAGCTGGACCTGCCTGCAAGGAGTAGCTGTGCGACTgccgcccccagcccagagtcggGGGATGGGGACCGGGCCCCCCACCGGCAGGAGCCCCAGCTACCCCCCCACACCTCGGAGCTGCACCCTGAGCTGGGGGACGCCAGCACAGTGCCCAGCTCAGATTTGGGCTGCTCTGAGCGCTCCCTGGAGGCGCCGGGCGAGGGCTGCTGGGAGAAGGAGCCGTCCTACGAGCGAGGCCCCAAGCCCGAAG CTGCCATCCCCGGATACCAGCATGTGCCCAGCGCGCTCAGTGCCCACGCCACCCAGTTCTACATCAACAAGATCGATGGAGCCAGCCGAGAGCACAAGCTGGAGGAGAAAG GCGATGCCCCGCTGGAGCTCACGGACGACTGCTCCCTGGCGCTGGTGTGGAAGAACAACGAGCGCCTCAAGGAGTTTGTGCTGGTGGAGTCCAAGGAGCTGGAGTGCGTGGAGGACCCGGGCTCGGCCAGCGAGGCAGCCAGGGCTGGCCACTTCACGCTGGGCCAGTGCCTCAACCTCTTCACCAAGCCCGAAGTGCTGGCGCCCGAGGAGGCGTG GTACTGCCCCGAGTGCAAGCAGCATCGCGAGGCCTCCAAGCAGCTCTTGCTGTGGCGCCTGCCCAACGTGCTCATCATCCAGCTCAAGCGCTTCTCCTTCCGTAGCTTCATCTGGAGGGACAAGATCAACGACATGGTGGACTTCCCGGTCCG gagcctggacctGAGCAAGTTCTGCATTGGGCagaaggaggagcagcagcagcccatgtACGACCTGTATGCGGTGATCAATCACTACGGCGGGATGATTGGCGGGCACTACACGGCCTACGCCCGGCTGCCCAGCGACAAGAACAGCCAGCGCAGCGACGTGG GCTGGCGGCTCTTTGACGACAGCACGGTGACCACGGTGGACGAGAGCCAGGTGGTGACGAGATACGCGTACGTCCTCTTCTACCGCCGGCGGAACTCTCCCGTGGAGAGACCCCTGCAGGGGCGCCCCCCGGAGCACCGGCCAGACATGGCCTCTGCCGCCGAGGCAACCGCCAGTCAG GGCATGAACCCCGTGTCGTTCGGCTCCAGTGTTGCCCCGGAAGGaggccccccgctgccccccgctGGGCTCCCGGATCACTTTGCCAGCCCCGTCGAGCGCCCCTCCCCGTCCTACAGCAACATGGAGGAAGTTGACTGA